The Montipora capricornis isolate CH-2021 chromosome 1, ASM3666992v2, whole genome shotgun sequence genome contains a region encoding:
- the LOC138015749 gene encoding zinc finger protein 862-like, whose product MSLLNFGFTQGKKGEDQCPKRSADGPAAEDEIQTKNKKYDTQRKRVFLPQWKTKWPWVAHDEVKGVMFCKTCRKYPSLADKSSPLFSGTSNFRVDPLKSHRRSREHETCELRLQHESKENATTELKNTPIGKALLKVDENQKKRLCFLFNTAYAVAKKGKPFSDFEYICELQIKNGLDLGENYLNDHACQKFVLSAAHIIRDDIKSVVAKNHFVSVLSDGSTDSAVVEQEIVYLRYIDFDFKPITRLIEIVPLENANATGIYSSIQKGLETVNLSFEKLQPTAPGPSLACANFDGCNVMLGHKGGVITKIKEVIPTALGIHCVAHKLELAVLDASKSCPQMAKFEDALKGIFNYYHFSPKRRRELKEISHLFETELAHFSAVKQVRWLASKERAVSALKRNLATVVMHLEHRHTEGTRAEDSNRAKGYHKEITTVTFIKMLYFLLDFLPAIARLSKIFQKEEFLIFEIQDVVERAVIELSALKLHPGTNMKEFQEKLNLGEIKFGDIELTGNQENFVSYCDDQTTRNLIDNTIQYINTRFSNLKEEPLSLMTVFDFHKWPLGSQELGTFGNNQIKKLVCEHLDHFFLPEEREEIPAEWILLKLFVRSFRTNPLVDVYSLVLKQKPSEMSHLLKLIEYLLVVSPSTASCERGFSKMNVLKTRYRTGLRQESLQSQLLVMTEGPELEHFDGDRAINHWLTVGPGTRHVSGHALPSSKRVESATCTSLEVNLAKK is encoded by the coding sequence ATGAGCCTCTTGAACTTTGGGTTCACGCAGGGAAAGAAAGGAGAAGATCAGTGTCCTAAGCGTAGTGCCGATGGTCCAGCGGCTGAAGATGAAATtcagacaaaaaacaaaaagtacgACACGCAGCGTAAACGTGTTTTTCTTCCACagtggaaaacaaaatggccgtgGGTTGCGCATGACGAGGTAAAGGGTGTTATGTTTTGCAAAACATGTCGCAAATATCCATCTTTAGCAGACAAATCCAGTCCATTGTTTAGTGGAACATCAAACTTTCGAGTTGATCCGTTGAAGAGTCATCGCCGTTCACGGGAGCACGAAACTTGTGAGTTGCGATTACAACACGAATCGAAAGAGAATGCAACAACGGAACTGAAAAACACGCCTATAGGAAAAGCACTCCTGAAAGTTGatgaaaatcaaaagaaaagacTATGCTTCCTATTTAACACAGCTTATGCCGTTGCAAAAAAAGGTAAGCCATTTTCTGACTTCGAGTACATTTGTGAGCTTCAGATTAAGAACGGACTTGATCTGGGTGAAAACTACCTTAACGACCACGCCTGTCAGAAGTTTGTTTTGTCAGCAGCGCATATAATTCGAGATGATATCAAAAGTGTTGtggccaaaaaccattttgttAGTGTTTTGTCAGATGGAAGCACGGACTCGGCAGTTGTTGAACAAGAGATTGTTTATTTGCGTTACATTGATTTTGATTTCAAGCCTATTACAAGACTAATTGAAATAGTACCGCTCGAGAATGCAAATGCAACAGGAATTTATAGCAGCATCCAGAAAGGTCTAGAAACAGTCAATCTGAGTTTTGAGAAACTTCAACCAACTGCTCCAGGACCCAGCTTGGCTTGTGCAAACTTTGATGGTTGCAATGTTATGCTTGGCCATAAAGGAGGGGTCATTACCAAGATCAAGGAAGTTATACCAACAGCCCTCGGAATTCACTGTGTAGCCCATAAACTTGAGCTGGCAGTCCTAGATGCAAGCAAATCTTGCCCACAAATGGCAAAATTTGAGGACGCACTAAAGggaatatttaattattatcatttctCCCCTAAACGCCGAAGGGAATTGAAGGAAATCAGCCACCTTTTTGAAACTGAACTTGCTCATTTTAGTGCAGTGAAACAGGTCAGATGGCTGGCAAGCAAAGAGCGAGCTGTTTCTGCACTGAAAAGAAACCTGGCCACTGTGGTAATGCATCTTGAACATCGCCACACTGAGGGAACAAGGGCTGAAGATTCCAATCGGGCAAAAGGCTACCACAAAGAGATCACTACAGTCACCTTCATCAAGATGttgtattttttgcttgatttcttGCCTGCCATTGCAAGGCTCTCAAAAATTTTCCAGAAAGAAGAGTTTCTTATCTTTGAAATTCAAGATGTTGTTGAAAGAGCAGTCATTGAGCTGTCTGCTCTCAAACTTCATCCAGGAACAAACATGAAAGAATTCCAGGAAAAACTCAACCTTGGTGAAATAAAATTCGGAGACATAGAGCTGACTGGCAATCAGGAAAACTTTGTGAGTTACTGTGATGACCAAACCACAAGAAACCTCATTGATAACACAATCCAGTACATAAACACCAGGTTTAGCAACTTGAAGGAGGAGCCACTGTCTCTAATGACAGTGTttgactttcacaaatggcCACTTGGGTCACAAGAATTGGGAACATTTGGAAATAATCAAATAAAGAAACTAGTTTGTGAACACTTGGATCACTTCTTTTTACCAGAGGAAAGGGAGGAAATTCCTGCAGAGTGGATTTTGCTGAAGCTTTTTGTGCGTTCATTCAGGACAAATCCATTAGTAGATGTTTATTCACTTGTGCTAAAGCAGAAGCCTTCAGAAATGAGTCACCTTCTCAAGTTAATAGAGTACCTCTTGGTTGTATCTCCAAGCACAGCTAGCTGTGAGCGAGGCTTTTCAAAGAtgaatgttcttaaaacaagatACAGAACAGGCTTAAGACAGGAGTCTTTACAGTCTCAGTTGCTGGTGATGACAGAAGGGCCTGAACTGGAACATTTTGATGGAGACAGGGCCATAAATCACTGGCTTACAGTTGGACCTGGAACAAGACATGTCTCGGGGCATGCTTTACCAAGCTCTAAGAGGGTGGAAAGTGCTACATGTACTTCACTGGAAGTAAACTTGGCGAAGAAGTAG
- the LOC138046748 gene encoding protein canopy homolog 2-like: protein MESERGFALVLLFTLTLVSVALGAKDKDLYCGVCRIIADELQWEISQVDPRKTLEVESFRVDPRGNQNTKKIQYARSETHLIEQLDSMCEKMNSYAESTDPKTGKKTYIRTSSRSGEAVTLSNVAISGDISQKLKHACESIIEDYDDDIISTFKKERKDPLRYMCRTATGLCIGDHEEFSETDYEDDDDTADEVSETDHDEL, encoded by the exons ATGGAAAGTGAAAGAGGCTTTGCCCTTGTACTTCTTTTTACTCTAACCCTTGTTAGTGTAGCATTAGGTGCTAAGGATAAAGATCTCTACTGTGGAG TGTGTCGTATAATTGCTGACGAGCTTCAATGGGAAATTAGCCAAGTTGATCCAAGAAAAACTCTAGAG GTTGAGAGTTTTAGAGTGGACCCGAGAGGAAATCAAAACACTAAGAAG ATTCAATATGCAAGATCAGAGACTCACCTTATAGAACAACTAGATAGCATGTGTGAAAAAATGAACTCTTATGCGGAGTCGACGGATCCCAAAACTGGAAAGAAGACCTACATCAGGACGAGCTCCCGGTCAGGGGAAGCCGTTACACTCAGCAATGTTGCAATAAGTGGAGATATATCACAAAAACTTAAACATGCG tgcgAGAGTATTATAGAAGACTATGACGATGACATCATCTCAACCTTCAAGAAAGAACGGAAAGATCCGCTGAGATACATGTGTCGTACAGCAACGG GGCTTTGCATAGGCGACCATGAAGAATTCTCGGAAACCGATTATGAAGACGACGATGATACAGCCGACGAAGTGTCAGAAACTGATCATGATGAACTTTGA
- the LOC138046756 gene encoding GTP-binding protein Rheb-like, with product MAPPKSRKVVVMGFRSVGKSSITIQFVEGQFVDSYDPTIENTFTTNLKHNNQEYILELVDTAGQDEYSIFPQSYSVGIHGYVLVYAVTSAKSFEVVKVIHEKLLDMSGQNYVPMVLVGNKTDLHLERVVTYKTGKSLAESWKAAFFESSAKENSSVQEIFQTLIKEIENHDQDGNVGKKDDCTIL from the exons ATGGCACCTCCAAAATCGAGAAAGGTCGTCGTCATGGGCTTCCGTTCAGTGG GCAAATCGTCGATCACGATCCAGTTCGTAGAAGGGCAGTTTGTGGATTCTTACGATCCTACTATTGAGAACA CGTTTACCACCAATTTGAAGCACAATAATCAAGAGTATATCCTGGAACTTGTGGATACAGCTGGCCAG GATGAGTACTCAATATTTCCTCAGTCTTATTCGGTTGGAATTCATGGCTATGTCCTTGTATATGCAGTTACATCAGCAAAAAg CTTTGAGGTTGTAAAAGTCATTCATGAAAAGTTACTGGACATGTCAGGGCAAAATTA TGTTCCAATGGTTCTTGTGGGTAACAAGACAGACTTGCACCTGGAGAG GGTGGTGACTTATAAAACGGGAAAGTCATTGGCAGAGTCGTGGAAGGCAGCTTTCTTTGAATCCTCTGCAAAAGAAAACAGT AGTGTACAAGAAATTTTCCAGACTCTcataaaagaaattgaaaatcacGATCAAGACGGAAACGTTGGGAAAAAGGACGACTGTACGATATTATGA
- the LOC138046767 gene encoding uncharacterized protein isoform X1, whose product MKRSQDFNFFQQSPPQGDKRKRQDTKLCTPFCDPEGCSNSGKHDRWIMSLVNMQESNQLNLSEWQASVDEAKESFDFNQPLVDPVFDTECFSMLSWAAMLGKVRIVKWLLEQDFIVLFRNAEDTANGPVGSNRTALFSAARHLHIGLTTRQTYEIHNCFARILDEFLKRDPRVLLVEEGEANKITLLHLCAEGDEESTAPFVSYLKRILAKLSDLKKENLYTKERLIEFLEQKNCRGDTFLHLVAKYKTREEAREVIKVGKEKFYDIIDLAAMENNEGKTVDDVLEDSKHEPVGVASDMLQSYGGDGGNHIQDSQSVNSNQTNPVDSMNNSSSTPPHHDEGKTVDDVLEDFKQDPEVFDAGSEETEYCLLIVGASDANDEDEKGFDTTSPTDDQCPVKSPLQENQGCSAMSMPVASTPSGGKTKSLAESPPRLFPAFEPDDMLQSYGGDDGNHIQDSQYSVNSNQANPVESMNSRSSSTPEIEEDETVRKWIFTTTSKLDQKQRRLEEVKQSLERCREQMESLSQEERDIKSDIAALEEKLACLDHLSKLKC is encoded by the coding sequence ATGAAACGCTCACAGGACTTTAATTTCTTCCAGCAAAGTCCACCCCAAGGCGACAAGAGGAAGCGCCAAGACACAAAACTGTGTACGCCCTTCTGTGACCCTGAAGGTTGTTCAAATAGTGGTAAGCATGATAGATGGATTATGTCTCTTGTAAATATGCAGGAATCAAACCAGTTAAACTTAAGTGAGTGGCAGGCGTCTGTAGACGAAGCTAAGGAATCATTTGATTTCAACCAGCCACTGGTTGACCCTGTCTTCGACACTGAGTGCTTTTCCATGCTCAGTTGGGCCGCAATGCTTGGAAAAGTGAGGATTGTCAAGTGGCTTTTGGAACAAGACTTCATCGTCCTCTTCCGCAATGCAGAAGATACAGCAAATGGACCTGTTGGGTCCAACCGTACAGCGCTGTTTTCTGCGGCACGGCATCTTCACATAGGGCTAACAACTCGGCAGACGTACGAGATCCACAATTGTTTTGCGAGAATATTGGACGAGTTTCTAAAACGGGATCCAAGAGTGTTACTTGTTGAAGAAGGGGAAGCAAACAAGATCACCTTACTGCACCTATGTGCCGAAGGGGACGAAGAATCCACTGCTCCCTTCGTCTCTTACCTTAAACGAATATTGGCAAAGTTAAGCGACCTCAAGAAGGAGAATCTCTACACAAAGGAGAGACTCATAGAGTTTCTGGAACAAAAGAATTGCCGTGGTGACACATTCCTTCACCTCGTTGCCAAATACAAAACAAGGGAGGAGGCAAGAGAAGTCATTAAagttggaaaagaaaaattttatgACATAATAGATTTAGCTGCAATGGAAAACAACGAGGGGAAAACTGTCGATGACGTTCTGGAAGATTCCAAACACGAACCTGTTGGTGTTGCTTCTGATATGTTACAGTCTTACGGAGGGGATGGTGGAAATCATATCCAGGATTCACAGTCTGTGAACAGTAATCAAACAAACCCAGTCGACTCCATGAATAACAGCAGCAGCACCCCACCCCACCACGACGAGGGGAAAACTGTCGATGACGTTCTGGAAGATTTCAAACAAGATCCTGAAGTTTTTGACGCTGGTAGCGAAGAGACTGAATATTGTCTCTTAATTGTCGGTGCTTCTGATGCTAATGACGAAGACGAAAAAGGCTTCGACACGACTTCGCCAACAGACGATCAATGTCCCGTGAAGTCGCCCCTTCAAGAAAACCAAGGATGTAGTGCAATGTCTATGCCAGTTGCTTCTACACCATCCGGTGGAAAAACGAAGAGTTTAGCAGAGTCTCCTCCAAGGTTATTTCCAGCCTTTGAGCCAGATGATATGTTACAGTCTTACGGAGGGGATGATGGAAATCATATCCAGGATTCACAGTACTCTGTGAACAGTAATCAAGCCAACCCAGTCGAGTCCATGAATAGCAGAAGCAGCTCCACCCCTGAGATTGAAGAAGATGAGACTGTAAGAAAATGGATTTTCACAACTACATCAAAGCTCGaccaaaaacaaagaagacTCGAAGAAGTGAAGCAGAGTCTCGAAAGATGCAGAGAACAAATGGAGAGTCTTAGTCAGGAGGAAAGAGATATCAAATCGGACATCGCAGCGTTGGAAGAGAAACTGGCTTGTCTGGATCACTTGTCCAAACTTAAATGCTAA
- the LOC138046767 gene encoding uncharacterized protein isoform X2, with protein sequence MSLVNMQESNQLNLSEWQASVDEAKESFDFNQPLVDPVFDTECFSMLSWAAMLGKVRIVKWLLEQDFIVLFRNAEDTANGPVGSNRTALFSAARHLHIGLTTRQTYEIHNCFARILDEFLKRDPRVLLVEEGEANKITLLHLCAEGDEESTAPFVSYLKRILAKLSDLKKENLYTKERLIEFLEQKNCRGDTFLHLVAKYKTREEAREVIKVGKEKFYDIIDLAAMENNEGKTVDDVLEDSKHEPVGVASDMLQSYGGDGGNHIQDSQSVNSNQTNPVDSMNNSSSTPPHHDEGKTVDDVLEDFKQDPEVFDAGSEETEYCLLIVGASDANDEDEKGFDTTSPTDDQCPVKSPLQENQGCSAMSMPVASTPSGGKTKSLAESPPRLFPAFEPDDMLQSYGGDDGNHIQDSQYSVNSNQANPVESMNSRSSSTPEIEEDETVRKWIFTTTSKLDQKQRRLEEVKQSLERCREQMESLSQEERDIKSDIAALEEKLACLDHLSKLKC encoded by the coding sequence ATGTCTCTTGTAAATATGCAGGAATCAAACCAGTTAAACTTAAGTGAGTGGCAGGCGTCTGTAGACGAAGCTAAGGAATCATTTGATTTCAACCAGCCACTGGTTGACCCTGTCTTCGACACTGAGTGCTTTTCCATGCTCAGTTGGGCCGCAATGCTTGGAAAAGTGAGGATTGTCAAGTGGCTTTTGGAACAAGACTTCATCGTCCTCTTCCGCAATGCAGAAGATACAGCAAATGGACCTGTTGGGTCCAACCGTACAGCGCTGTTTTCTGCGGCACGGCATCTTCACATAGGGCTAACAACTCGGCAGACGTACGAGATCCACAATTGTTTTGCGAGAATATTGGACGAGTTTCTAAAACGGGATCCAAGAGTGTTACTTGTTGAAGAAGGGGAAGCAAACAAGATCACCTTACTGCACCTATGTGCCGAAGGGGACGAAGAATCCACTGCTCCCTTCGTCTCTTACCTTAAACGAATATTGGCAAAGTTAAGCGACCTCAAGAAGGAGAATCTCTACACAAAGGAGAGACTCATAGAGTTTCTGGAACAAAAGAATTGCCGTGGTGACACATTCCTTCACCTCGTTGCCAAATACAAAACAAGGGAGGAGGCAAGAGAAGTCATTAAagttggaaaagaaaaattttatgACATAATAGATTTAGCTGCAATGGAAAACAACGAGGGGAAAACTGTCGATGACGTTCTGGAAGATTCCAAACACGAACCTGTTGGTGTTGCTTCTGATATGTTACAGTCTTACGGAGGGGATGGTGGAAATCATATCCAGGATTCACAGTCTGTGAACAGTAATCAAACAAACCCAGTCGACTCCATGAATAACAGCAGCAGCACCCCACCCCACCACGACGAGGGGAAAACTGTCGATGACGTTCTGGAAGATTTCAAACAAGATCCTGAAGTTTTTGACGCTGGTAGCGAAGAGACTGAATATTGTCTCTTAATTGTCGGTGCTTCTGATGCTAATGACGAAGACGAAAAAGGCTTCGACACGACTTCGCCAACAGACGATCAATGTCCCGTGAAGTCGCCCCTTCAAGAAAACCAAGGATGTAGTGCAATGTCTATGCCAGTTGCTTCTACACCATCCGGTGGAAAAACGAAGAGTTTAGCAGAGTCTCCTCCAAGGTTATTTCCAGCCTTTGAGCCAGATGATATGTTACAGTCTTACGGAGGGGATGATGGAAATCATATCCAGGATTCACAGTACTCTGTGAACAGTAATCAAGCCAACCCAGTCGAGTCCATGAATAGCAGAAGCAGCTCCACCCCTGAGATTGAAGAAGATGAGACTGTAAGAAAATGGATTTTCACAACTACATCAAAGCTCGaccaaaaacaaagaagacTCGAAGAAGTGAAGCAGAGTCTCGAAAGATGCAGAGAACAAATGGAGAGTCTTAGTCAGGAGGAAAGAGATATCAAATCGGACATCGCAGCGTTGGAAGAGAAACTGGCTTGTCTGGATCACTTGTCCAAACTTAAATGCTAA